A window from Sinanaerobacter sp. ZZT-01 encodes these proteins:
- the ruvX gene encoding Holliday junction resolvase RuvX has translation MKCIALDVGDKTIGVAVSDSLLLTAQGLMTIERVGIRKDADKVIQLIREHECSTVVIGLPKNLNGTDSVQTEKVYTFKTMLENKLRSTGMSHIEMVYEDERFTTVIAETVLIQADVSRKKRKKVIDKQAAVIILQSYLDRCKNENKNETL, from the coding sequence TTGAAATGTATAGCACTGGATGTAGGAGACAAAACCATTGGTGTTGCGGTAAGTGACAGCTTGCTTTTAACCGCACAGGGATTAATGACCATTGAACGAGTAGGCATTCGAAAGGATGCAGATAAGGTAATACAGCTGATTAGAGAGCATGAATGCAGCACAGTAGTCATTGGATTGCCTAAAAATTTGAATGGAACAGACAGTGTGCAGACAGAAAAGGTATATACCTTTAAAACAATGCTGGAAAATAAATTACGCAGTACGGGTATGTCGCATATTGAAATGGTATATGAAGATGAACGATTTACCACAGTCATTGCAGAAACAGTTTTAATTCAAGCCGATGTCAGTCGCAAGAAACGAAAAAAAGTAATTGATAAGCAGGCAGCGGTCATTATATTACAGAGTTATTTAGATCGCTGCAAAAATGAGAATAAAAATGAAACACTCTGA